The Gemmatimonas aurantiaca genomic sequence TAGGCCGGCACACCGGCACGCGATGCCCGGACCGCATTGATGGCCGCCACGGCGCCGGAAAGATCGCCAGCCTCCAGACGGGCTTCGGCCACGATGAGCTGCGCCTCGGCGTACCGCGCGATCGACATGACCGTCGTGAGTGACGGATACTTGTCGGCCGTCCAGATGGCCACACCGGGAGCCGTGCCGTTGCGGTTCTGATTCGTCACCGCCACACGCGGATCGGCAGCCCCATTGATCGTGAGGCCACGGAACGACGCATCGACCGTGCTGAACGAGTTCTGATTGATGGTGAGGAATGCGAAGTTCTGCCGGCGCACCTGCACCGCATCGGTTCCCGTCGTGGCGTTGAACGACGCGGGAATCTTCGCGGCGTCCGTGGCGGCTGCGGCGGCCTGCTTGAGATTGAGCAGTGTGCGGGCGCGACCCAGCAGCGCGAGGTTGAGCGTGGCCGCATCGTTCACGGCCGTGGCCTCCGTCACCGCGGCATCGAAACGGCTCTTCGCTTCCGCGAAGATCGCGGCCGGCTGCAGTTCGGGCCCCACGTTGATGGCCGCTGAACACATGCCTTCACCCATCAGCACGAGGCTGTAACCGGCATACGTCGCCGCCTGCGCGATGAGCCGCTGGCGACTCACGCCGGTGGGCAGATCGGCGTCCTTCCACTCACGGAGCCGTGCCAGCACCGTGTCCGCCGATCCACGCGCGGTGGAGAGCGTCGAGTAGATGGGGGGCTGCTGATTGGAACCGCAGTTGGCGGTGCCGTACGAGGCGTTGGTGGGGAGCCGGCGCGCTTCGTAGTCGTAGTTGGCGACCGCACCGATGGCGTTGGCCAACTCGTCGATGAGCAGCCCGCTGCCGACCACGTAGCGCGTATAGGCGCATTCGAAGTCGGAGATGGCGCCGTTCACGAGAAGCTGCGCGTTGGGGGGGGTGTAGACGGACGCGGCCGAAACCTGTCCGGGGTTGTTCTGTTCGAGGGCCGTGATTTCGGTGCAGGCCGTCAGCACGTAGCTGGAGACCGCCACGCCCAGGATCACGATGGGAGAGAGGCGCATGGGGCTCACCAGACGATGTTGATGGTGGCGGAGAACTGGCGAAGCGGCGGTGTGACGCCCTGCTCCTGGTTGATCGTGCTCGAGCCCGCGTTGTTCACGTTCGACTCGGGATCGAGGCCGTTGTACTTGGTCGACGTCCAGAGATTGCGACCGGCCACCGTGATGCTGGTACGCGCCCCCACCAGCGACTGGGGCAGTGTGTACGTGGCCGACAGCTCGCGCAGCTTGAAGAACGACGCGTCCTGGTAGTAGCCCTGGGTGAGTCCCTGCGTGGCCGCCGTCGGCACGATGCCGGCGAGATAGATGGGCGAGAACTCGAGCGGGTAGTAGCTGGCGCGACAGAATTGCGCGCCGGCGCCACCCGTGCAGCGGAGTTGTTCGTTGGCGTTCCAGAGAAGATTGCCGCGGCGGAAATCGCCCAGACCGTACAACCGCAGCCGGTCACCGATGTTGAGCGTCGTGCTGATGGCACCGGTCGTACGCGGCGTGGGCGTCCCGATGTACACGAAGGGGGCCTGTGCGCAGGCCATCGGCGCTTTACCTGCTCCGCCATCACACAACACATTGGTGGCGAACCCGGTGGTGGCATCCCGATCGGCCGACACCACGCGCTTCGTGAAGACACTGCCGATGGGATAGCCCACGATGTTGGCAAAACCGGGACTCGCAACGACGTTCTGGATGCCACCCAGATCGATGATCTCGTCCCTGTTCGTGGCGAGATTGCCGGTGATTTCCCAGTTGAGCCCGGGCCGCGCGATGACACGGTAGGTGCTGCTCATCTCGATCCCGTGGTTGTTCACCTGGCCGAGATTGCGGAACTGGCTGCCGGGGAAGCCGCTGGACGGCGCCACTGCCTGGCTCACGATCTGATCGAGCGTGCGCTTGTTGAAGTAGGTGAAGTCGACGGTGAGACGCTGGAAGAGGCCGGCTTCGAAGCCGAGTTCCACTTCCTTGCCGCGCTCGGGGCGGAGATCCGGATTGCCGAGCGACGAAGGCGTGACCGCAGCGGATCCGTTCGGACCGGTGGCGGCGGAGAAGGTGCGCAGCGCCGCGAAGGCCGCCGG encodes the following:
- a CDS encoding RagB/SusD family nutrient uptake outer membrane protein; translated protein: MRLSPIVILGVAVSSYVLTACTEITALEQNNPGQVSAASVYTPPNAQLLVNGAISDFECAYTRYVVGSGLLIDELANAIGAVANYDYEARRLPTNASYGTANCGSNQQPPIYSTLSTARGSADTVLARLREWKDADLPTGVSRQRLIAQAATYAGYSLVLMGEGMCSAAINVGPELQPAAIFAEAKSRFDAAVTEATAVNDAATLNLALLGRARTLLNLKQAAAAATDAAKIPASFNATTGTDAVQVRRQNFAFLTINQNSFSTVDASFRGLTINGAADPRVAVTNQNRNGTAPGVAIWTADKYPSLTTVMSIARYAEAQLIVAEARLEAGDLSGAVAAINAVRASRAGVPAYDGTGQTAEQVRATLIEDRRRELFLEGHRLGDIRRYGLPLNPAAGTAYSVGGGVYGTQNCFPLPDVERVNNPNIGR